atatataaaaaaatttcataacttttttttgttttggttgttaaatttattaatatgtaCGGTTCTCAATCATAACTAAATTGTATaactaatttattgttaattaatttaaacttttgaaaatccaattatatttccaaaatgatttgtattctaagtttaaaaaacaagcttctttttttttaaattgtttaaaaaataggcttcattaaagaaaaaaaagctAAGTAAGCTTAAATAggtatgtaaaaaaaatgtacaattgttttaaaaaaaatgaaaatcgaAAATTCGGTATCCGATCCAGATTAAACCGAATATCCGGATTTCGGGTATTCGGTTTTTTCAGACGAGAACCGAATAGTAATTTTGACTATCCAAAATATCGGATATTCGGATCGATCTGATATTtgattttgaacacccctagtatTATGTATAATCAAATTGACGAGATATTTAATATGAGCTCACACAAGATCCGAAAATTGATCCACTTTAGAATATCGTACTTAAAATCTATTTGAACGTTCGAAATTTCAATGTACAAACTATATATATTGAGTTTTAACAATCACTCACAAAAGCTCACtaactatattttaaaaagaattcACAAAATGCTACTCCCTCCCTTCtgcatacttaaaaaaaaattgctttttgatactatttacttattatttttaatttatattttatttttaatcaaaaaattaaaatatagtcaagtgagatctttttGATTAATCtcaatgcaaaaattattaatattcactttttataatatttcgttGTATATAATAAGAGATATTAAGCATTGAATAAGTACATTGGATAATGTTTGAAAAAGCAAATGTCCCCTTGTCATTGGAATGGaggtaatatttatttaaaaattattcttCTTATGAATTTAcacattgtaaaaaaaatatatttatttaaaaagatgTCATAATTTGAGGTTGGAGAATCGAAGTCCGAGCAAAGTTAAAAACATGAAATCCAAGTCTAAGTCTTAGGCTGaggtgaaaaaaaaattccaaattttATTCGGTAAAATCGAAGTATGtataatcagatttaagtccaatttaattttatttctactTGTGTCTCTTTGAAATTGCTATTcataataacatatatcaatttaaaaaggaaattttagatttatttgCAATTCCAATGATTATGAATCTTGGGTGCTTTTTAAAGGTGTATTAGCACTAGTATATGTAATTAAGGTATATATTCATTGAAACTCAGTCAAAATTCGATACTGAATAGCAAAAAGttcatcttaaaaaaaaaagcgaAAAGCCAAAATACACACAATACAAAATAGCAAATGGTatgattttaacattttatgcTTGTCTGATTTTGCCCTAagattaagttttaagtttacGATTAATATCACATTCACTTAGAATTTGTTCTTTTTGTTGAAGATTTTGGTTTGTGCTGCAGGCAACGGAGAAATATGGGCCATACGGTTCTGCGTTTGAATCCAATTGGAGTTACGAGCTTGGAGTATGCGAGTCGATTAAAGAAATTGTGATCCGCCATGGATGGATTGTTGATGGTATTGGCTTCgctaaacttgatgctcttggTGCTACTTCTTCCACTCAATATTTCGGCGGTTTTGGTGGAGACTTTAAGAGGGTAACCCTACcactataatttttttctaaatgtTCAATTTGTTTCATACTTTATTACTAATTTCTCCGCCAACCTCTGATTTAAAtatgatcaaataaaaataataggttAGCTTATTGGTTGAGGATTTTTTTGGAACGCGCTAATACCAGCAATTTAGTTTTCACTTTTTACAACACGGATTTAATCTCTTTTGCCTATTTTGAGATATAATATTCTAACAGTTCATTTGGTAGGttgtaataaacggtggtaattggaatgaaataattttggttgaaaaatatcttggctaccttgatgatcgtgcttgtccaacttcaattatctcattttcttcataaaacacATTCCAATCCATATTATTGGAataggtggtattaggtggaaatgaaaatttgtaacaaaaaaacttttttgtgatctaAGTTTCATTACCATTGGAATGATAtggaatttttgatgaaatttttacactataaatcattctcattaccaccttTATTACTATTAACCAAACGGGTCgtaaaatcttaaattttaaaAGCACAATGTGTAAAAGATTCTTAGAGCTTAAGCACAAAGCACAGGGCGAAGATGAGAGTTTTTTGTTGGCCTGACACTTTTTTACTAAATACTTTAAAATGCAATTTTAAAACGAAGTATATAATACTTAAAACACTACGATAGTTATATTACAATATCAACAAGTTTGAAAATATTCATTATCATATTGGTCAACACTAATTTAGCACAAGACtattataatgaaaatatgaagaatactcaaatttattttttgggtCTTAACTtgcttctcttcttttttttaagtaataatTTCTCGAACTTCAATTTAAGTGGATTTGGGTTttgagttttatttattttttaaaaatataggtGCGAAGCACATCAAGATGCACAAAACGCACGCCTCTTGGAGTGAGCTTTGCCTCACCTTAGCCAAGTCTAAACTCAAGGCGCAAAACGGAGTGAGCTTTGCCTTACCTTAGCCAAGCCTAAACTCAAGGTGCAAAACGAGGCACATCTTTTAAACTAAAGTCTAGATCACTACCCctatcaaaaagaaaaattcaaaattgaaataGATAAATTCTATTGattaactttgatttctcacATGTTTGATATTACCTTGGaaaaagaatacaaaactaAAATGGAAACACAAACACTAAATAGCtacgagaaaaaaaaaagattcacCAATTTCAATTTCTAAATTTCAATAATTTGGAGCACCAAACCAATAACTACAATAGAAATAAACTAACAACTCATTTGAACTTAAATTgattattagtatattaaatGGTAAGAGCTGTGAAATATGATTCGTCAGTtagttcgccttttgaatttgcaattcgcttaaaatggtttaaaaatagattaaaatcgACTATAATTCATCGCAATTAGTGACGTGGGTAAAAgcgataaaaataataaatttataaaagttttgtttttaagaaGAGTTGGAGTAGATCCATTAATAATTCTTTGTTTTTTGTAGATAATACTGAAGAGAAATGAATACATAACACGAATAAGTGGAAAACATGGGTATTACACTCATCATTCAGCAACTGATCCATTGATCGCTTCCCTGACGATACACACCAATTTGCGGCCAACAGGATATGGACCATTTGGATCGGCAACTTCTTGTAGTAATGTTACCCATTTTTCTTCACCCTTCCAACTAACTGACAATGTTGTCAAACTTTTTGGAAAAGCTACTTATTATCTTCTGTCCATCGGAATTGAAGTGACAAAGGTGAGCTCTGAATCAATCTTTATTCTTcaacattaattaaatataaataaagcgTTTTTTGACAACTTTTTAAAAGTGGTACTTACTCTCCGACTGAGGCAAAAACgttaacattaataaatatcTAAAAGAAGTGGTTCATTTCACAAATAGTTATTACTAACAGAAATAACTTGTCAATAAGTTGTCATGAGTTAAAAATGTGGAAACGATCGCAATTACGGTGATGGAACGAAGATACGGTAACGTAAATGCTGCTGTTATTGTAATGGCTGAATATATACCCCTTGATATAGCCAAAAATACGGTTTtgtttaaaacaattaaaatgcgGGAAATATCGGTTTAATTGTTTTGAAAACCGTTACAATGCGACCGGTTCAATACGATGCTACCTTATTTATACACTATGATAACAAGAATGAAATCATGTATATATTTAACCCTTCAAATCTCGTGTAGGTGGGAGTCACTAATAACAATGACGGCTCAGAAATGCATTAATACTAATTCATATACATGGGTATGATGGTGCTTGGTGTGCCTTCACAAAACTGTCAGCTCCTTCAAGGCATGTCCTTTGATGTTTCAAATAGTATGACTATCTTGTCTATCATATATCTTTATGTGttgtatatttaatttttatgtttagTATCACCTATTGTATTGCTATTTGCTTTCCTAAGATAGTTACAATTCCATGTTTTCTTTTGTGACTTTGACACAATTTAGAGGTGTTCGGTAAGTGTAATGGAAACAAaatagtaagaaaagaaatgaaAACTCATTATAGTTTTCACATAATTGTTgattataacttttaataatGAGCTTTCAATccgatgtaaattttatttagatTTGATCAGATATAATTTTTTGCTAATATGAATTGATACTTTTATGTTTCTTGACATTACGAAGATTTTCAtcaataaatcaacattcactattaaatcaaaattatgatCCTAAACTCATAAGAGAcataaaaattcaataaatgaATGAATATAACATGGTACAAATTACAAAAACTATCCTATGGAAAGAGTggaaaattatttcaaacataaaaataaaaagtgctAATATAGTTTTATTCATTGTCATTCAAGTACACCTCTACGATGAAGCCTTTTAGAAATAATATAGTTCTTGAGAAGGAAAATGTGAAGATTGAGCAtaaaaatgatgatgaagattaCAATATGGAGATGGAGGAGGATATAGGTAACTCCGAAGATAGGGCTGGCAATGAGGTCGCTTCTACATGAGTTAATTGTTGATCAAGCCCCATCAATTGAGGGTGACCATGACACAACTTCAAATGGAGTTCCCACCAGTAGCAAGTAGCAATGCACGCTCTAAGAAGAAAAACCGacaaaaaaacctcaaagtaaCTCAACCCATACACCTCAAATATAATGGCTTAGGTCAATCATCAGAAAAGTGACGTAGACAATATAAAATGTAACTTGACATTTATATTCGcacaatttttatttacatgCAAGGAGTGAGGCGCCAGGATTTGAAGAAATCAATATGAGAAGATATAATAAGAAAACTATTTGATgatgttttattaatttatgctagatttatttaactttttgaaaaattaatttaattgacataGGAAGAATCaatacaattttcttttttgtttattatatttcatAATCAACTCAACAAAAGCAAGAATGATGTTTTTCTTTCAATTATTGCTGAAAGATttagaaattttaaatttcaagtTAGTGAGTAGATGAATCTCTAAGAAAAGATAAATTTCATAAATCAAAGAAGATGAAAATGAGAAAGAAAAATATTACAGAGGAAAATGAAGTTAGAGAGAAAATTATTCAAGAAGCATATAAATTAATGTCCAAATGAAATATAACGACACATCTTAAAGGACAAATGAGAAAAATATGTGAATGAGAATTAAAACCAAGTTAAATTAAATGtgtagatgaaaaaaaaaaaaaaaaaaacgtaaatcatagtcaaaaaataaaatttgtgcaAAATCCATAAgactgaaaaaaaataatgcaaatgaaTCACAAGTAGCAAGACAAGCTTATCCTTCATATAAAACTTGCAACAAATAAAGATCATGCCATAAAGCCATTGTCTACTTAACatcattaattaataattacaaTATACTTGCATAAACCACATTAATCAGAAACCCAGAATAAGCAAATCTATACAAGATATTTGACCAAgcaaatttatccaaaatagTGTACAGAATCTTTCTTTACATAGTTCATACAACAATCCAAGATGGGTTAGGTCATGGCTAATATTATGAGCAATAACTTCACATATACTCTTCTATCGTGATGAGATTGCTACACTTGAGCATCACATAACACAAAATTTTGGTTCGGTTTTGAAGATAATAAGACAAAATTAAAATGTGCAGAAGGTACAAAAGTGAGGGTGTGTGTGGtcaattttgaaaatgaaaatgtagTAATCTCAGTAGGACGGACAAAATAGGAAAATGTAGGAGTATGGTGTTACTATATCATACAGATAGTACTtaataggataaaataatggTGTATACTTGTCATACGATTGTGAGCTTTGTAGATGTATCTCACGATGAGCACTGCTGGTGCAACTGCTACTCCAACCGGACTCTGAGCCAATGTAGCGGTGTCCTTGCAACATGAATCAGAACTACTCAAGGTAAATACTAGTTCCGAAGATTTCTTCTTAGGCTGCTAGTGGTAGGAGAAGACATCCCCGTCCTGGTACAACCAGAAGAAGTGAGTACGAATTGAacactgttagagtatataacacatCATAGGGCCTCAACCTTctgcttaaacttttggttgagttggtttcttgacatggtatcaaaagccagtgttagagtatataacatattcagaagcctcaatcaaaagcttaagctgatggttgaggccccaggatatattatatactctaacaaaccCAGCCCAATGCacataatgaaaattgaaaggCCAGTTTATCTGTGAAATTATATTCAAGTAGTTCAGCAGCCTGGCCCCTGGGTTTTGAGGATGAGCAGATTTGATCATTTATAACATCCATAGATattgtttatattttgaatacAGCATGTTTAATACTCACCATATTTTCAAACATTGCTTAGAAACCATAGAAAAGAGAAACAAAACGTGTACCTCATTGAAGAACGTCATCATATTTTGAATACTTCAGGAACATGCTGAATAACAGACCAATCCTCGCCATCAGACTGTTGGCATCTTTTCACCAGCTTTGGACATTCGCGAATATCCAGTTGTTCCAAAGACATGAGATTAGCAAATGAGTTGGGAAGTTGTTTCAGCTTTGGGCAACATTGAACCTCAAGTTGCTTTAAAGAAGAGAGCTGACCAAGTGTTTCAGGAAGTGTCGTTAAAAGGGGAAGGCTTTTGATGGTGAGCCGTTGAAGTCGAGTAAGGTCGCCAAGCCAATCCGGAAGGGCTTTCACTTTAGAAATTGATTGCAAACATAGACCCTCTAGTGTTGTTAGGCTACCAATGCTGTTCGGTATTGACTCCAAGTCGGGTATGTCAATTAATTTCAAATGCCGGAGTCTCTGGAGGCCTTGCCAAGCATCCCCAGCGTCATGATCATCGTCCTGGTTCATATCCCCCAAGTTTGACCTTATGATTCCCAATTTTTCTAGGCAAGAAAGATGTTTCGGTGCACCACTAATATGTAAGCTTGCACATTCACAAACTTCAAGCAGCTTGAGGATTGATGGAGGTTCAATAACCAAGTTTGTTAACGTTAAGCATTGCCTGATAGTCAAGGATTGTAAGGCAGATAGATTGATAGAGAGAGAATGCAATCCACGAACTGATACAATTATCAATGTCTTCAAAGTTGAAGAACTTGAAAGCGATTCCTGATACGACAGCATCTGTTTCAGCAGCACTGCTAGGATGTTATGTACCTCTATAGATTCGAGCCTTTGCATATGAGGAAACCCCTTCAAGTTTGGGCAGCCAATTACTCTTAGTTGAAGAAGACGAGGAAAAACAAGATGTTTATGGTCCTCACGTGACCATCCCTTCAATTTTGGCAAGTTAGCCAACATCAGATACTCCAAGGATGGGAAGTAATGTTCTGTAGATGGCGTATCTCCATCATTCCCCCGGATCTCTATGTATTCCAACTCATTAAGACCCCAAAGTTGAAGGGACCTAAGATGAGGCAATGAACTGAAAGCTGGAAGATGTTTGCACCAGCTGCAAGGCTCGATACGTATAGAAACAAGGCCATGGAGGGAGCTCAAGTCTTGAAAAAGCTGCTCGTTTTTCCGAAAGGGATCTACAAACCTTTCAACATCATGAGGGGGTTTCATATAATGACTCACATTTGCAGATGACCATACCACGGATAGATTAGATAGGTAAAGGTTCCTCAAGGTTTTAGTGATACCCTTCAATGTATCTTGGTCTTGGGTATACTTCAAGTAACGGATTTTTAGCTTCCCAACAAGACCATTCAATTTATTTAGTGcttctaatttattattttctccCACTTTGAACACATCTAACTTTTGGAGAGAAGTCAATTCCGCAAATTTAGGAGGCAAATCGATCAATCTATCCCCGGTATACAAGTGCCTCAATTGCGTCAATTTGTGAAACCTTGTGGGTAATACCAATATGTTAGAAGGCCGGAGATCCAATGTGCACAGCTTCGTCAGTTTAGTGACGCCTTCAGGAAGTGATGCAACAGAGACACCAACGCGGAGGTATTTTAGCTCTTGCATATCATCCAAGAAATCTCCAAGGTTTGCACAATATGCAGCAGCCAAATCCAACACATGTAAATGCTTCAAAGTTGATAACTCTTGAGAAAGATCTGGAATTGATGCAAACTCTCGAGATTTACTTGGCAGAAAAAGAAGAGACTGCAACTGTGAAACATCTGACAGCCATGGCGGAGCAGTCCATTTAGAGTCAACGATAAAACTTAAATGCTTCATACCTTCAATTTTCTCTGGTTTTTCATTCCCAGAATGGAATTCATCATGATTCACTACATCCATGAGGAACTCTTTCACTAATGGATCAATCTTGTAGCTAATCGTATCCTCATCGCTATCACTTTTTCTTTGTTCCAAGAGATACCCAAATTTGTGCAACACCATGAACGACGAATAACCAACCAATTCCTCCTGCTTTTCCTCTTCAGTTAAAAAGTTTAAGGCAGCCCAAAGATGAGTAAGGTCATCCTTATGAAATTCATAATCCTCAGGAAACAACGAACACAAACTCAAACATTGTCGATTGTTTAAAGACAGGTCTTTGTAGCTTCTGAAGTTTACCCTTAAAAGAATACAGTCCAATGGATCCTGTATGCTTCCCAACACATTTTCGTGAAAATAACAccattccttttcttttttacaAGAGAGAAAGGCGGCTATGTTTTCCAAAAGCCGGGGTATGTGAGCATACTTCTTACAGATTTCTAAACCAATTTCAGAAAAAACTTGATTACTCGCTTGATCTTCTTTGCTGAACGCTATGCCTTTAAACAAAGTCCAAGAGTCGTCCTCAGATAAGGCTTTCAACTTATAAATGGCATCCTTATGCAATTGCAAAGGACCAAGTATATTTTCCTGGGATGTAGTTAAGACAACTTTGGTTCCACGGCCAACCTTTCCCAATAACTCATCCAATACAACCCTAAGATCTGGTTGTGTTACATCATCTAATATAAGCAAATATTTTTTCCGATCAACTAAATCATGGAACTTCTTGATTATTTCACTGTCAGAAGTTCGATGTCTAAAGACATGATCCAATAATTTACTCGGACCTTCATCAAATTTGTCAGACATGTTAACACAATGTCTTACATCGAAATGAGTATCAATACGCCTGCTGTGATAAATATGATGAGCTAAAGCTGTTTTTCCTGTCCCAGGCATACCAAAAATAGGAATTACTGATACATGATCGTCATTTTGTTCACTAAGCTTCTgtaaaatattgtatttatcATCTTTTCTCCAACTTCC
This Amaranthus tricolor cultivar Red isolate AtriRed21 chromosome 13, ASM2621246v1, whole genome shotgun sequence DNA region includes the following protein-coding sequences:
- the LOC130797934 gene encoding uncharacterized protein LOC130797934; its protein translation is MATEKYGPYGSAFESNWSYELGVCESIKEIVIRHGWIVDGIGFAKLDALGATSSTQYFGGFGGDFKRIILKRNEYITRISGKHGYYTHHSATDPLIASLTIHTNLRPTGYGPFGSATSCSNVTHFSSPFQLTDNVVKLFGKATYYLLSIGIEVTKVGVTNNNDGSEMH
- the LOC130798214 gene encoding putative disease resistance protein RGA3 produces the protein MEKIQNLRYFCCDVKLRLKYNGSIASKIGENGSELVTQIINKMDIIEALIGQAESQLLIPGGLVENKALERVNNAIKRVETFLEQKTHNKEEGVKIAEELSQLMNWVPLVIEEEGSWRKDDKYNILQKLSEQNDDHVSVIPIFGMPGTGKTALAHHIYHSRRIDTHFDVRHCVNMSDKFDEGPSKLLDHVFRHRTSDSEIIKKFHDLVDRKKYLLILDDVTQPDLRVVLDELLGKVGRGTKVVLTTSQENILGPLQLHKDAIYKLKALSEDDSWTLFKGIAFSKEDQASNQVFSEIGLEICKKYAHIPRLLENIAAFLSCKKEKEWCYFHENVLGSIQDPLDCILLRVNFRSYKDLSLNNRQCLSLCSLFPEDYEFHKDDLTHLWAALNFLTEEEKQEELVGYSSFMVLHKFGYLLEQRKSDSDEDTISYKIDPLVKEFLMDVVNHDEFHSGNEKPEKIEGMKHLSFIVDSKWTAPPWLSDVSQLQSLLFLPSKSREFASIPDLSQELSTLKHLHVLDLAAAYCANLGDFLDDMQELKYLRVGVSVASLPEGVTKLTKLCTLDLRPSNILVLPTRFHKLTQLRHLYTGDRLIDLPPKFAELTSLQKLDVFKVGENNKLEALNKLNGLVGKLKIRYLKYTQDQDTLKGITKTLRNLYLSNLSVVWSSANVSHYMKPPHDVERFVDPFRKNEQLFQDLSSLHGLVSIRIEPCSWCKHLPAFSSLPHLRSLQLWGLNELEYIEIRGNDGDTPSTEHYFPSLEYLMLANLPKLKGWSREDHKHLVFPRLLQLRVIGCPNLKGFPHMQRLESIEVHNILAVLLKQMLSYQESLSSSSTLKTLIIVSVRGLHSLSINLSALQSLTIRQCLTLTNLVIEPPSILKLLEVCECASLHISGAPKHLSCLEKLGIIRSNLGDMNQDDDHDAGDAWQGLQRLRHLKLIDIPDLESIPNSIGSLTTLEGLCLQSISKVKALPDWLGDLTRLQRLTIKSLPLLTTLPETLGQLSSLKQLEVQCCPKLKQLPNSFANLMSLEQLDIRECPKLVKRCQQSDGEDWSVIQHVPEVFKI